One part of the Thermus antranikianii DSM 12462 genome encodes these proteins:
- a CDS encoding histidine phosphatase family protein — MKELWLIRHGETEWNVKKRFQGHLDVPLSPAGIGQAFRLAQRLSRSQLPFHGLYASDLRRARETAEPLAAVLGLPLETTPLLREIDVGALAGLSREEAEVRYPEFIRAAQRDPWHTPRPGGESMADLARRLEAFLETLPPGRHLLVTHGGVIRAALKMALDLEGDAWRRFHIPNTSITRILLPEREVLAVSDSAHLETWADWLSDESVK, encoded by the coding sequence ATGAAAGAGCTCTGGCTCATCCGCCACGGGGAAACCGAGTGGAACGTCAAGAAGCGCTTCCAGGGCCACCTGGATGTACCCCTCTCCCCTGCGGGGATCGGCCAGGCCTTTCGCCTGGCCCAGCGCCTTTCCCGAAGCCAGCTTCCCTTTCACGGGCTCTACGCCTCCGACCTCCGCCGGGCCCGGGAAACCGCCGAGCCCCTGGCGGCGGTGCTGGGCCTTCCCTTGGAAACCACCCCCCTTTTGCGGGAAATCGACGTGGGCGCCTTGGCCGGCCTGAGCCGGGAGGAAGCGGAGGTCCGTTACCCCGAGTTCATCCGGGCTGCCCAAAGGGATCCCTGGCATACCCCCCGCCCTGGTGGGGAAAGCATGGCGGACCTGGCCCGGCGCCTGGAAGCTTTCCTCGAAACCCTCCCACCCGGCCGGCATCTCCTGGTGACCCATGGAGGCGTGATCCGCGCCGCCTTGAAAATGGCCCTGGACCTCGAGGGCGACGCCTGGCGGCGCTTCCACATCCCCAACACCTCCATCACCCGGATCCTCCTGCCCGAGCGGGAGGTCCTCGCCGTTTCCGATAGCGCCCACCTGGAAACCTGGGCCGACTGGCT
- the purM gene encoding phosphoribosylformylglycinamidine cyclo-ligase: MRYEEAGVHIEAKAEALKRAKEAIVATYTSKVLRGLGAFGGLFDAGGLKEMKEPVLVATTDGVGTKTLLALQVGNVSGLGFDLVNHSVNDLLAQGALPLFFMDYLAASRLEEEVLSALLTSLAEACKALGIPLLGGETAEMPGVYREGAWDVAGTLVGVVEKEEILGPERVQEGDLLLALPSSGPHTNGYSLIRKVVEGLDLEAPIPELGESLKEALLRPHRAYLKEFLTLKEAGVRIHAIAHITGGGLPENLPRALPQGLGAEIQKGSWPIPPIFPYLQRLGNIPEEEMYRVFNMGLGLILVLPEKEAQRAQELVESFPVGRVVAGSGVRLV; the protein is encoded by the coding sequence ATGCGTTACGAGGAAGCCGGGGTGCACATCGAGGCCAAGGCGGAAGCCCTGAAAAGGGCCAAGGAGGCCATTGTCGCCACCTATACCTCCAAGGTGTTACGGGGGCTTGGAGCCTTTGGGGGGCTTTTCGACGCCGGGGGGCTAAAGGAAATGAAGGAGCCTGTCCTGGTGGCCACCACGGATGGGGTGGGCACCAAGACCCTCCTGGCCCTCCAGGTGGGCAATGTGTCCGGGCTGGGCTTTGACCTGGTAAACCACTCCGTGAACGACCTCCTGGCCCAGGGAGCCCTGCCCCTCTTCTTCATGGACTACCTGGCGGCAAGCCGCCTGGAGGAGGAGGTGCTCTCCGCGCTCCTCACCTCCCTAGCCGAGGCCTGTAAGGCCCTGGGCATTCCCCTTCTGGGCGGGGAGACCGCCGAGATGCCCGGGGTCTACCGGGAAGGGGCCTGGGATGTGGCGGGCACCCTGGTGGGCGTGGTGGAGAAGGAGGAAATCCTGGGCCCGGAAAGGGTCCAGGAAGGGGATCTCCTCCTGGCCCTTCCCTCCTCCGGCCCCCACACCAACGGCTACTCCCTGATCCGGAAGGTGGTGGAAGGGCTGGACCTCGAGGCGCCCATACCCGAGCTTGGGGAAAGCCTAAAAGAAGCCCTCCTCCGCCCCCACCGGGCTTACCTCAAGGAGTTCCTAACGCTCAAGGAAGCTGGGGTGAGGATCCACGCCATCGCCCACATCACCGGGGGCGGCCTCCCGGAAAACCTGCCCCGGGCTCTTCCCCAGGGCCTGGGAGCGGAGATCCAAAAGGGAAGCTGGCCCATCCCCCCTATCTTCCCCTACCTGCAACGCCTGGGAAACATACCGGAGGAGGAGATGTACCGGGTCTTCAACATGGGCCTTGGGCTTATCCTGGTTCTGCCGGAAAAAGAGGCCCAAAGAGCTCAAGAACTAGTGGAAAGCTTCCCAGTGGGACGGGTGGTGGCAGGCTCCGGAGTTCGGCTGGTATGA
- the gatB gene encoding Asp-tRNA(Asn)/Glu-tRNA(Gln) amidotransferase subunit GatB, with amino-acid sequence MYEAAIGLEVHLHLKTRTKAFCGCQADYFGAPPNTHTCPVCLGLPGALPVPNKKAVEFGLRLALALGSRIPEKLVFHRKNYFYPDLPKNYQISQYDLPLGQGGSLPLGERTVRIKRLHLEEDAGKSLHLEDRTLLDLNRAGSPLIELVTEPDLKSPEEARLFLQRIQALVQTLGISEASPEEGKMRADVNVSLRRAGEPLGTKVEIKNLNSFKSVQRALEYEIRRQTEILRRGERVKQATMGFEEGSGKTYPLRTKEEEADYRYFPEPDIPPVPISREWLEAIRQDLPELPWEKEGRYRALGIKAQDAEVLAYTPSLARFLDQALSLGQASPQALANWLLADVAGLLNERGLTLEQTRLTPEGLARLVALFERGEITSRVAKELLPEVLEGKDPEALVRERGLRVVADEGALRAVVTEVIAAMPEAAESVRQGKLKALDALLGQVMRRTKGQAKPDLVRRLLLEALGIG; translated from the coding sequence ATGTACGAGGCGGCCATCGGCCTCGAGGTCCACCTGCACTTAAAGACCCGGACCAAGGCCTTCTGCGGGTGCCAGGCCGATTATTTCGGTGCCCCCCCCAACACCCACACCTGCCCCGTGTGCCTGGGGTTACCCGGGGCCCTGCCCGTGCCCAATAAGAAGGCGGTGGAGTTCGGGCTCAGGCTCGCCCTGGCCCTGGGAAGCCGGATTCCGGAGAAGCTGGTCTTCCATCGCAAGAACTACTTCTATCCCGATCTGCCCAAGAACTACCAGATCAGCCAGTATGACCTCCCCCTGGGCCAGGGAGGTAGCCTGCCCTTAGGGGAAAGAACCGTGCGCATTAAGCGCCTCCACCTGGAGGAGGATGCCGGGAAAAGCCTCCATCTGGAAGACCGCACCCTTCTGGACCTGAACCGGGCGGGAAGCCCCTTGATCGAGCTTGTCACCGAACCCGACCTCAAAAGCCCCGAGGAGGCCCGGCTTTTCCTGCAGCGCATCCAAGCCCTGGTCCAGACCCTAGGCATCTCCGAGGCCAGCCCCGAGGAAGGGAAAATGAGGGCCGACGTGAACGTTTCCCTGCGCCGCGCGGGGGAACCTTTGGGCACCAAGGTGGAGATCAAAAACCTGAACTCCTTTAAGAGCGTGCAACGGGCCCTGGAGTACGAGATCCGCCGCCAAACCGAGATCCTGAGGCGGGGGGAGAGGGTCAAACAGGCCACCATGGGCTTTGAGGAGGGAAGCGGCAAGACCTATCCCCTGCGCACCAAGGAGGAGGAGGCGGACTACCGCTACTTCCCCGAGCCCGACATCCCCCCGGTGCCCATCTCCCGGGAGTGGCTCGAGGCCATCCGGCAAGACCTCCCCGAACTCCCCTGGGAAAAGGAAGGGCGCTACCGGGCCTTGGGAATCAAGGCCCAGGACGCCGAGGTCCTGGCCTACACCCCTTCCCTGGCCCGCTTCCTGGACCAAGCCCTAAGCCTGGGCCAAGCCTCTCCCCAGGCCCTGGCCAACTGGCTTTTGGCGGACGTGGCCGGGCTCTTGAACGAACGAGGGCTTACCTTGGAGCAAACCCGCCTTACCCCAGAAGGCCTCGCCCGCCTGGTGGCCCTCTTTGAGCGGGGGGAGATCACCAGCCGGGTGGCCAAGGAGCTTCTGCCCGAGGTGCTGGAGGGCAAGGATCCCGAGGCCCTGGTGCGGGAGCGGGGCCTAAGGGTGGTGGCGGACGAGGGAGCCTTGAGGGCTGTGGTGACCGAGGTGATCGCCGCCATGCCCGAGGCAGCAGAAAGCGTGCGCCAGGGCAAGCTCAAAGCCCTGGACGCCCTTTTGGGCCAGGTAATGCGGAGGACCAAGGGCCAGGCCAAGCCCGACTTGGTGCGAAGGCTTCTCCTCGAGGCCCTTGGGATAGGATAA
- a CDS encoding type IV pilus twitching motility protein PilT — translation MAKTPDIVDLLTLAVERGASDLVITVGLPPMIKVDGEFHPTEYEPLSPQDTRRLMYALMDEKQQRIFEEEKELDFSFSLPGKGRYRVNVFLQRGSVGGVLRVVPATIKSFEELGLPKTIAEIAMAPRGLVLVTGPTGSGKSTTLASMIDYINERKPVHIVTIEDPIEFFHKHKKAIVNQREIGSDTHSFHKALRSVLRQAPDVILVGEMRDYETIAAAITAAETGHLVMGTLHTNSAPETIDRIIDVFPENQQEQVRVQLSNNLVAVLTQQLLPKAFGGGRVLAYELMIATPAVRALIREGKSHQLRSVIQTGGQYGMITMDACLADLYKRKLITYEMGLSRAVDPKEFMRLAGVQEGSKRP, via the coding sequence ATGGCGAAAACACCGGACATCGTCGATCTTCTGACCCTGGCTGTAGAGCGAGGGGCCAGCGATTTGGTGATCACCGTGGGCCTTCCCCCCATGATCAAGGTGGACGGAGAGTTCCACCCCACGGAGTACGAGCCCCTTTCTCCCCAGGATACCCGCCGGCTCATGTACGCCCTCATGGACGAAAAGCAGCAGCGGATCTTTGAAGAGGAAAAGGAGCTGGACTTCTCCTTCAGCCTCCCCGGAAAAGGGCGGTACCGGGTAAACGTTTTCCTCCAACGGGGAAGCGTGGGGGGGGTCCTAAGGGTGGTGCCCGCCACCATCAAGAGCTTTGAGGAACTCGGCTTGCCCAAGACCATCGCCGAGATCGCCATGGCTCCCAGGGGCCTGGTCCTGGTCACGGGGCCCACTGGGTCGGGGAAGAGCACCACCTTAGCCTCCATGATCGACTACATCAACGAACGCAAGCCCGTGCACATCGTGACCATTGAGGACCCCATAGAGTTCTTCCACAAGCACAAAAAGGCCATCGTCAACCAGCGGGAGATCGGCTCCGATACCCACAGCTTCCACAAGGCGCTTAGAAGCGTTCTCCGCCAGGCCCCGGATGTGATCCTGGTGGGGGAGATGCGGGACTACGAGACCATCGCCGCCGCCATCACCGCCGCGGAAACCGGGCATTTGGTCATGGGCACCCTGCACACCAACTCTGCCCCCGAGACCATCGACCGCATCATCGACGTCTTCCCGGAAAACCAGCAGGAGCAAGTGCGGGTGCAGCTTTCCAACAACCTGGTGGCGGTGCTCACCCAGCAGCTTCTGCCCAAGGCCTTCGGGGGCGGAAGGGTCTTGGCCTACGAGCTCATGATCGCCACCCCTGCGGTAAGGGCCTTGATCCGGGAGGGCAAAAGCCACCAGCTCCGGAGCGTCATCCAGACCGGGGGCCAGTACGGGATGATCACCATGGATGCCTGCCTGGCGGATCTCTACAAGCGCAAGCTGATCACCTACGAGATGGGCTTGAGCCGGGCGGTGGACCCCAAGGAGTTCATGCGCCTGGCCGGGGTGCAGGAGGGGAGCAAGCGCCCTTAA
- the pilB gene encoding type IV pilus assembly ATPase PilB, whose protein sequence is MSVLTIGDKRLGAILLDAGLLTDEELQMALEKHREVGGSLAEVIVDSGLLSERRIAQAIEDHFGIPLVELHTLEIPPKVKALLPAEKAKELQAIPFALDEEAGVVRVAFVNPLDTLALEEVEDLTGMVVEPYQATKSAFLYALAKHYPELNLPLPPPPSGPSREELRVGELLVEKGLLDRNTLEEALVEQEKTGDLLGRILVRKGLPEEVLYRVLAEQKGMEFLPSTQGLSPDPAATNLLLRSDALRYSAVPVGFNNGEVEVVLADPRHKEAVAELLGRPARFFLTLPKEWEALFHQAYPEKSRLGEVLVQEGRLSREDLREALEVQRRLPKAKPLGEILVELGLARPEDVEEALKKQRQGGGRLEDTLVASGKLRPEALAQAVATQLGYAYINPEENPPDPGAALLLPEDLARRYGIFPHRLEGKTLVLLMKDPRNILALDDVRLALKRKGLAYEVQPAVATEAAITKLIERFYGKEELGEIAKELSKGYQEEEEAVTPELDESAAQKFVKQVIREAFLQDASDIHIEPRQSDVLVRLRIDGVLRQYTTLPKGALNSIISVVKIMGGLNIAERRLPQDGRVRYREGSIDVDLRLSTLPTVYGEKAVMRLLKKAADIPEIEGLGFAPGVFERFQEVISKPYGIFLITGPTGSGKSFTTFSILKRIATPDKNTQTIEDPVEYEIPGINQTQVNPQAGLTFARALRAFLRQDPDIIMVGEIRDSETAKIATEAALTGHLVIATLHTNDAAQAITRLDEMGVELFNISAALIGVLSQRLVRKICDHCKVEVKPDPEVLRRLGLSEEEIQGAKLYKGMGCERCGGTGYKGRYAIHELLVVDDEIRHAIVAGKSATEIKEIARKKGMKTLREDGIYKALQGITTLEEVLARTIE, encoded by the coding sequence ATGAGCGTGCTCACCATCGGGGACAAACGGCTAGGTGCCATCCTATTGGATGCCGGCCTCCTCACCGACGAGGAGCTGCAGATGGCCCTGGAGAAGCACCGGGAGGTGGGGGGTTCCTTGGCCGAGGTCATCGTGGACTCGGGGCTGCTTTCGGAAAGGCGGATCGCCCAGGCCATCGAGGACCACTTCGGCATCCCCCTGGTGGAGCTCCACACTTTGGAGATCCCCCCCAAGGTGAAGGCCCTCCTGCCGGCGGAGAAGGCCAAGGAACTCCAGGCCATCCCCTTCGCCCTGGACGAGGAGGCAGGGGTGGTGCGGGTGGCCTTCGTAAACCCCCTGGACACCTTGGCCCTCGAGGAGGTGGAGGACCTCACCGGGATGGTGGTGGAACCCTACCAGGCCACCAAGAGCGCCTTCCTCTACGCCTTGGCCAAGCACTACCCCGAGCTCAACCTGCCCCTACCCCCTCCCCCCAGCGGCCCCAGCCGGGAGGAGCTGAGGGTGGGCGAGCTTCTGGTGGAAAAGGGCCTCCTGGACCGGAACACCCTGGAGGAAGCCCTGGTGGAGCAGGAAAAGACCGGGGATCTCCTGGGCCGCATCCTGGTGCGAAAGGGGCTACCCGAGGAAGTCCTCTACCGGGTTTTGGCCGAGCAGAAGGGAATGGAATTTCTCCCCTCCACCCAGGGCCTATCCCCCGATCCGGCCGCCACCAACCTTCTCCTGCGCTCGGATGCCCTGCGCTATAGCGCCGTGCCCGTGGGCTTCAACAACGGGGAGGTGGAGGTGGTCCTCGCCGATCCCCGTCACAAGGAGGCAGTGGCGGAGCTCCTTGGGCGCCCCGCCCGCTTCTTCCTCACCCTTCCCAAGGAGTGGGAAGCCCTTTTCCACCAGGCCTATCCGGAAAAAAGCCGCCTGGGGGAGGTCCTGGTCCAGGAGGGGCGCCTGAGCCGGGAGGATTTAAGAGAGGCCCTCGAGGTGCAAAGGCGTCTGCCCAAGGCCAAGCCCCTGGGGGAGATCCTGGTGGAGCTGGGCTTGGCCCGGCCCGAGGACGTGGAGGAAGCCCTGAAGAAGCAACGCCAGGGTGGAGGCCGCCTCGAGGACACCCTGGTGGCCTCGGGCAAGCTCAGGCCCGAAGCCCTGGCCCAGGCGGTGGCCACCCAGCTGGGCTACGCCTACATCAACCCCGAGGAGAACCCTCCGGATCCCGGGGCCGCCCTCCTCCTCCCCGAGGACCTGGCCCGGCGGTACGGGATCTTCCCCCACCGCCTGGAGGGCAAGACCCTGGTCCTCCTCATGAAGGATCCCAGGAACATCCTGGCCCTGGACGACGTGCGCTTGGCCCTTAAGCGCAAGGGCCTGGCCTACGAGGTTCAGCCCGCCGTGGCCACGGAGGCCGCCATCACCAAGCTCATCGAACGCTTCTACGGCAAGGAGGAACTCGGCGAGATCGCCAAGGAGCTGTCCAAGGGCTACCAGGAGGAGGAGGAAGCCGTCACCCCTGAGCTGGACGAAAGCGCCGCCCAGAAGTTTGTCAAACAGGTAATCCGGGAGGCCTTCCTGCAGGATGCCTCCGACATCCACATAGAACCCCGCCAGTCCGACGTCCTGGTGCGCCTTCGCATCGACGGGGTCTTGCGCCAGTACACCACCCTGCCCAAGGGGGCCCTAAACTCCATCATCAGCGTGGTCAAGATCATGGGCGGCCTCAACATCGCCGAAAGGCGCCTGCCCCAGGACGGGCGGGTGCGCTACCGGGAAGGTTCCATCGACGTGGACCTCCGCCTCTCCACCCTGCCCACGGTCTACGGGGAAAAGGCGGTGATGCGCCTTCTGAAAAAGGCCGCCGACATCCCCGAGATCGAGGGCCTGGGCTTCGCCCCTGGGGTCTTTGAGCGCTTCCAGGAGGTGATCTCCAAGCCCTACGGCATCTTCCTCATCACCGGGCCCACCGGAAGCGGCAAAAGCTTCACCACCTTCTCCATCCTCAAGCGCATCGCCACCCCCGACAAGAACACCCAGACCATCGAGGACCCCGTGGAGTACGAGATCCCCGGCATCAACCAGACCCAGGTGAACCCCCAAGCTGGCCTCACCTTTGCCCGGGCCCTCAGGGCCTTCCTAAGGCAGGACCCGGACATCATCATGGTGGGGGAGATCCGGGACTCGGAAACCGCCAAGATCGCCACCGAGGCCGCTCTCACCGGCCACCTGGTCATCGCCACCCTGCACACCAACGACGCCGCCCAGGCCATCACCCGCCTGGACGAGATGGGGGTGGAGCTTTTCAACATCTCCGCCGCCCTCATCGGGGTTCTCTCCCAGCGTCTGGTGCGGAAGATCTGCGACCACTGCAAGGTAGAGGTGAAGCCCGACCCCGAGGTCCTGCGGCGCTTAGGCCTTTCCGAAGAGGAGATCCAAGGGGCCAAGCTCTACAAGGGGATGGGATGCGAGCGCTGCGGGGGAACGGGCTATAAGGGGCGCTACGCCATCCACGAGCTTTTGGTGGTGGACGACGAGATCCGCCACGCCATCGTGGCCGGCAAGTCGGCCACGGAGATCAAGGAGATCGCCAGGAAAAAGGGCATGAAAACCCTGCGGGAGGACGGCATCTACAAGGCCCTCCAGGGAATCACCACCCTCGAGGAGGTCCTGGCGCGTACCATTGAATAA
- a CDS encoding YqeG family HAD IIIA-type phosphatase yields the protein MLFPRAVLPSLLHLTPKWLEERGLKGVILDLDNTLLPYGEEEPLPEHQAWLEALKAEVPVYLLSNALPDRFARIQGRLGLPGHAPALKPWLGFQRALKALGLPPKEVAVVGDQIFTDVLGGNLVGAYTVLVPPLREREFFYTRFIRMLETPFRRPRGGLG from the coding sequence ATGCTCTTCCCCCGGGCGGTCCTGCCCTCCCTCCTCCACCTAACCCCGAAGTGGCTCGAGGAACGGGGCCTAAAGGGGGTTATCCTGGATCTGGACAACACCCTCCTGCCCTATGGGGAGGAGGAACCCTTGCCCGAGCACCAAGCCTGGCTGGAGGCCCTAAAGGCCGAGGTTCCCGTCTACCTCCTCTCCAACGCCCTCCCCGACCGCTTCGCCCGGATCCAGGGAAGGCTCGGCCTCCCTGGCCACGCCCCAGCCCTCAAACCCTGGCTCGGGTTTCAAAGGGCCCTGAAGGCCCTAGGCCTTCCTCCCAAGGAGGTGGCGGTGGTGGGGGACCAGATCTTCACCGACGTCCTTGGGGGCAACCTGGTGGGAGCCTACACCGTTTTGGTACCCCCCTTGCGGGAAAGGGAATTCTTTTACACCCGTTTCATACGGATGCTGGAGACTCCATTCAGAAGGCCACGGGGAGGATTGGGATGA
- the pgeF gene encoding peptidoglycan editing factor PgeF: protein MVPLLTTPLPVPHGFTTRLGGVSQGPFQSLNLSAATGDDPERVAENQRRVLSRFGHPPVAGLKQVHGTEIHLVEGPGVWEGDGLLTRTPGLLLRVGVADCYPLLLYHPKGAVAALHAGWRGVVGGILPRALERLENLGLDPKEVHLAIGPGIGGRCYQVGEEVAERFAQAGLHTFTPDPKAPGKYLLDLERALLLQAERAGLSRERIYRVGLCTHCEPTLFSHRRDQGKTGRMWGLVMLPR from the coding sequence ATGGTTCCCCTCCTCACCACCCCCCTGCCCGTGCCCCATGGCTTCACCACCCGCCTGGGCGGGGTTTCCCAAGGGCCCTTTCAAAGCTTGAACCTTTCCGCGGCCACCGGGGACGACCCCGAACGGGTGGCCGAGAACCAAAGGCGGGTCCTCTCCCGATTCGGCCATCCCCCCGTGGCCGGGCTCAAGCAGGTGCACGGCACGGAGATCCACCTGGTGGAAGGCCCCGGGGTTTGGGAGGGGGATGGCCTCCTCACCCGCACCCCTGGCCTCCTCCTCAGGGTGGGGGTGGCGGATTGCTACCCCCTTCTGCTCTACCACCCCAAAGGGGCGGTGGCGGCCCTCCACGCGGGCTGGCGGGGAGTGGTGGGGGGGATCCTCCCCCGGGCCTTGGAGCGGTTGGAAAACCTGGGCCTGGATCCCAAGGAGGTCCACCTGGCCATCGGCCCCGGCATCGGAGGCCGGTGCTACCAGGTGGGAGAAGAGGTGGCGGAGCGGTTTGCCCAAGCGGGCCTCCATACCTTTACCCCGGACCCCAAAGCCCCGGGCAAGTACCTTCTGGATCTGGAAAGGGCCCTCCTTCTCCAAGCCGAAAGGGCTGGGCTTTCCCGGGAAAGGATCTACCGGGTAGGCCTTTGCACCCACTGCGAACCCACCCTCTTCTCCCACCGCCGCGACCAGGGAAAGACGGGACGGATGTGGGGACTCGTCATGCTCCCCCGTTAA
- a CDS encoding DUF4395 family protein: MKTDRNQLRFNQVLLTLLLPLAALLDLPLLVYLLFLLMVSQHTPWDLMVALKRVLGIPAKPVEEDPRPHRFARTLGAVFLGLSSLFLLLGLKGVGYALALVVALLAFVNLAFGFCLGCFLYLHLRYARALFTGK; encoded by the coding sequence ATGAAGACGGACCGGAACCAGCTCCGCTTCAACCAGGTTCTCCTCACCCTTCTTCTCCCCCTGGCGGCGCTTTTGGACCTGCCCCTTCTGGTCTATCTCCTTTTCCTCCTCATGGTAAGCCAGCATACCCCTTGGGATCTGATGGTGGCCTTGAAGCGGGTCTTGGGCATCCCGGCCAAGCCGGTGGAGGAGGATCCCAGGCCCCACCGCTTCGCCCGCACCTTGGGGGCGGTGTTTTTGGGGCTTTCCTCCCTCTTCCTCCTTCTCGGGCTCAAGGGGGTGGGGTACGCCTTGGCCCTGGTGGTGGCCCTTTTGGCCTTCGTCAACCTGGCCTTCGGCTTCTGCCTGGGTTGCTTCCTCTACCTGCACCTGCGTTACGCCCGGGCCCTTTTCACCGGGAAATAG